Proteins from one Candidatus Methylarchaceae archaeon HK02M2 genomic window:
- a CDS encoding response regulator — MQSNIKILIVDDETITLKNLLHVMEKEGYEVLGVSSGPDALKILENQEFDVVLADLKMKKVDGIQILKRCKELYPDTQVIMITGYATVEAVVSAMKMEHSIALQSPLSWIR, encoded by the coding sequence ATGCAAAGCAACATAAAAATATTAATCGTTGACGACGAAACAATAACACTTAAGAACCTTCTTCATGTGATGGAAAAGGAAGGTTATGAGGTACTAGGGGTATCGAGTGGGCCAGATGCCTTGAAAATCCTTGAGAACCAAGAATTTGATGTTGTGCTTGCAGATTTAAAAATGAAAAAGGTGGATGGGATTCAGATTCTAAAGAGATGTAAAGAACTTTATCCAGATACACAGGTAATAATGATAACAGGTTATGCAACGGTAGAAGCGGTAGTTAGCGCAATGAAAATGGAGCATTCTATTGCATTGCAAAGCCCTTTGAGCT